From a single Nostoc sp. MS1 genomic region:
- a CDS encoding pentapeptide repeat-containing protein: MHQAALERANLSDANLEKANLEGTNLEGGDSSLAT, translated from the coding sequence ATACATCAAGCAGCATTAGAAAGAGCCAATTTGAGCGATGCTAATCTGGAGAAGGCTAATTTAGAAGGTACTAATTTAGAAGGTGGCGACAGTAGTTTGGCGACCTGA
- a CDS encoding RpoD/SigA family RNA polymerase sigma factor, with protein MSSLSSDMVRVYLQEIGQFPLLTSDQEITYGRQVQQMIAIDEQKQQLSEQLQREPTLAELAIFVNKSEAEINQILHRGKRAKQKMITANLRLVVSVAKKYQRRNLEFLDLVQEGAIGLQRGVEKFDPNRGYKLSTYIYWWISQAITRAIAEKSRTVRLPIHVNEKLNQIKKIQRELFQTLGRRATVAEIAQKVELEPSQIREYLSAASGTISLDLKVGDNQDTELSELLPDQGVSPNEQITQELLRQDLNDLLASLKPVQREVLILRFGLLDNQERSLAQIGEKLNVSRERVRQIQQQAMTALRRQHPSIEQYLSS; from the coding sequence ATGTCTAGCCTGAGTTCTGACATGGTTCGCGTTTATTTGCAAGAGATTGGTCAGTTCCCTTTATTAACATCAGACCAAGAAATAACTTATGGCAGGCAAGTACAGCAAATGATTGCCATTGACGAGCAAAAGCAACAGCTTAGTGAACAATTGCAACGAGAGCCAACGTTAGCAGAATTAGCGATTTTTGTAAACAAAAGCGAAGCGGAAATAAATCAAATACTTCACAGAGGGAAACGAGCCAAGCAAAAGATGATCACAGCAAATCTACGCTTGGTAGTTTCGGTTGCTAAAAAGTATCAGCGCCGTAATTTGGAGTTTTTGGACTTGGTTCAAGAAGGAGCGATCGGCTTACAAAGGGGAGTAGAGAAATTTGACCCCAACCGAGGTTATAAGTTATCAACATACATATACTGGTGGATTAGTCAAGCAATCACTAGAGCGATCGCCGAAAAATCTCGCACAGTCAGGCTACCGATTCACGTTAACGAGAAACTGAATCAAATCAAAAAAATACAGCGAGAACTATTTCAAACCCTTGGTCGTCGTGCTACCGTTGCCGAAATTGCGCAGAAGGTGGAACTAGAACCCAGCCAAATTCGAGAATATCTCAGTGCAGCGAGCGGGACAATTTCTCTAGATTTAAAAGTCGGAGATAATCAAGATACAGAACTAAGCGAACTACTACCGGATCAGGGTGTATCCCCCAATGAACAGATTACCCAAGAGTTGCTGCGTCAAGACTTAAATGATTTGTTAGCATCACTCAAACCAGTGCAGCGAGAAGTATTAATCTTGCGCTTTGGACTGTTGGATAATCAAGAACGAAGCCTAGCTCAAATTGGCGAGAAGCTGAATGTGAGTCGAGAGCGAGTACGTCAAATCCAGCAACAAGCAATGACTGCGCTACGTCGTCAACACCCATCAATTGAGCAGTATCTATCCTCTTGA
- a CDS encoding ABC transporter substrate-binding protein has product MNWFALSGRRWRWMSKFVSLFCLCLFLVISCTPRTQTTTPTSGTTNAPAGDGRITVGTTGKPRTLDPADAYELASLGFVFNLSDRLYTYEPGSTEIKPQLATALPKVSQDALTYTIPLRQGVVFHDGTPFNAKAMEFSIRRFIENKGKPSFLLSDTVASVKATGDYELTVQLKKPFAAFPSLLAFAGICAVSPTAYEIGTGKFKPDTFVGTGPYKLAQYGTDSLRFDVFDKYWGEKPKNKGINVQIQTSPVNLFNAFRTGAVDVAYQSLQPDQIRSLEDGGKKGDWQSITSEGSVITIMALNRNQQPLDKPEVRQAIASMIDRQTLNNRALFGQAEPLYSLIPTTFNVSQPVFKEKYTDTNFDKAKQLLTAAGFSATNPAKVQIWYPSSSAPRRLAAQTLKAIADQNLGGILQIEVSTVEGATFYKDITKGIYPVALLDWYPDFLDPDNYVQPFLSCQKGSVAKGCEDGGSQTQGSFYYNEAVNKLIDQQRQELNAANRQKIFAQIQNQLSIDIPYIPLWQSKDFVFARQGINNVQLDPSQILVYKSIVKG; this is encoded by the coding sequence ATGAATTGGTTTGCTTTGTCTGGGAGACGGTGGAGATGGATGAGTAAATTCGTCTCTTTGTTCTGTCTTTGTTTATTTTTAGTTATCAGTTGTACACCACGCACACAAACAACTACACCAACATCAGGTACTACTAATGCTCCCGCCGGGGATGGACGTATTACAGTAGGGACGACAGGTAAGCCAAGAACTCTAGATCCGGCTGATGCTTATGAATTAGCATCTTTGGGTTTTGTATTTAATTTGAGCGATCGCCTCTATACTTATGAACCAGGTAGTACAGAAATTAAACCGCAACTGGCTACAGCATTACCAAAAGTCAGCCAAGATGCTTTAACCTACACCATACCCTTACGTCAGGGAGTAGTTTTTCATGATGGTACGCCATTTAATGCCAAAGCAATGGAATTTAGTATCCGGCGTTTTATTGAAAATAAAGGTAAACCTTCTTTCTTACTCTCTGATACTGTTGCTTCGGTGAAAGCTACGGGTGATTATGAGTTAACAGTTCAATTAAAAAAACCCTTTGCAGCTTTTCCTTCACTGTTAGCATTTGCGGGAATTTGTGCAGTCTCACCCACAGCTTATGAAATTGGTACTGGTAAATTTAAACCAGATACATTTGTGGGTACTGGGCCTTACAAATTAGCACAGTATGGGACAGATTCATTGCGCTTTGATGTCTTTGATAAATATTGGGGAGAAAAACCTAAAAACAAAGGCATAAATGTACAGATTCAGACCAGTCCAGTCAATTTGTTTAACGCCTTTCGTACTGGCGCAGTAGATGTAGCTTACCAGTCTTTACAACCAGACCAAATTAGAAGTTTAGAAGATGGCGGTAAAAAAGGAGATTGGCAATCAATAACGTCTGAAGGTAGCGTCATTACTATCATGGCGTTGAATCGTAATCAGCAGCCTCTAGATAAACCAGAAGTTAGACAAGCAATAGCATCAATGATTGACCGTCAAACTTTAAATAATAGAGCTTTGTTTGGTCAAGCTGAACCGCTTTACAGCTTAATTCCCACTACCTTTAATGTTTCCCAACCAGTATTTAAAGAAAAGTATACTGATACTAACTTCGACAAAGCTAAACAATTGTTAACTGCGGCTGGTTTTTCTGCCACAAATCCGGCAAAAGTGCAAATTTGGTATCCTTCGAGTTCAGCACCTCGCCGTTTGGCAGCACAAACATTAAAAGCGATCGCTGATCAAAATCTCGGTGGTATACTTCAGATTGAAGTTAGTACAGTCGAAGGTGCTACCTTTTATAAAGACATCACCAAGGGTATATATCCAGTCGCTTTACTTGACTGGTATCCTGACTTTTTAGACCCAGATAACTATGTACAGCCATTCTTATCTTGTCAAAAAGGTTCAGTTGCTAAAGGATGTGAAGATGGAGGTAGTCAAACTCAAGGTTCTTTTTACTATAACGAAGCCGTCAATAAATTAATTGACCAGCAACGCCAAGAGCTAAATGCTGCAAACCGTCAGAAAATATTTGCCCAAATTCAAAATCAATTATCAATCGATATACCTTATATTCCCTTGTGGCAAAGCAAAGACTTCGTATTTGCTCGACAAGGCATAAACAACGTACAACTTGACCCATCACAAATTCTCGTCTATAAGTCAATAGTCAAGGGTTAA
- a CDS encoding ABC transporter permease codes for MSRSKALQYYIVSRLLFAPLQLFTIVTIVFLLLRATSGDPVDAILGGRASEAVKQQYREQLGLNRPLFIQYLNYLGDLLRFDLGTSLSSQGKSVWNIIGQHFPATVELAVFSMAVAFIVGILVGTLSASRPGTSFDLGGRLFGIITYALPMFWAGMLLQLIFSVQLGWFPNSNRLPSNIDPPVSITGLYTLDSLLRGNFDLFLTSLHHLALPSITLGVLLSGIFERIVRVNLKQTLKADYVEAARARGISENKILVSHALKNALIPVITVLGLTFASLLGGAVLTEVTFSWPGLANRLYQAISERDYPTVQGVLIFFGAIVVSASILIDILNAYVDPRIRY; via the coding sequence ATGTCTCGCTCCAAAGCCTTACAATATTACATCGTCTCTCGGTTACTCTTTGCACCCTTGCAATTATTTACCATTGTGACGATTGTATTTTTATTACTCAGAGCCACATCAGGAGATCCAGTTGATGCAATTCTGGGTGGACGCGCATCAGAAGCTGTTAAACAGCAATATCGAGAACAACTAGGTTTAAATCGACCTTTATTCATACAGTACTTAAACTATTTAGGTGACTTACTACGGTTTGATTTAGGTACATCCTTAAGTAGCCAGGGAAAATCAGTCTGGAATATCATTGGACAACATTTTCCGGCAACAGTAGAGTTAGCAGTGTTTAGCATGGCTGTTGCTTTCATTGTTGGCATATTGGTAGGTACGCTTTCCGCTTCTCGTCCAGGAACATCGTTTGACCTTGGCGGACGGTTATTTGGGATTATTACCTATGCACTACCAATGTTTTGGGCGGGAATGCTGTTGCAGTTGATTTTCTCAGTACAATTGGGCTGGTTTCCCAATTCCAACCGTTTACCCTCAAATATAGACCCTCCTGTGTCGATTACTGGGCTTTACACCCTTGATAGCTTACTCCGGGGCAATTTTGATTTATTTTTGACATCATTACATCATTTAGCGCTTCCTAGTATCACTTTAGGAGTTTTGCTCAGTGGTATTTTTGAGCGCATTGTAAGAGTTAATTTAAAGCAAACACTCAAAGCTGATTATGTAGAAGCGGCTAGAGCCAGGGGTATTTCTGAAAATAAGATTTTAGTTTCTCACGCTCTCAAAAATGCTTTAATTCCCGTAATTACTGTTTTAGGATTAACCTTCGCTTCCCTACTAGGTGGAGCAGTTTTGACTGAGGTAACATTTTCTTGGCCTGGGTTAGCGAATAGACTATATCAGGCTATTTCTGAACGTGATTATCCCACAGTCCAAGGTGTACTAATATTTTTTGGGGCAATTGTAGTGTCAGCCAGTATTTTGATTGATATTCTCAATGCTTATGTTGACCCACGCATCCGTTATTAA
- a CDS encoding MotA/TolQ/ExbB proton channel family protein, with amino-acid sequence MDIIDLFYKGGPAMWPLLALSILSVSVIFERLWFWLRIFSQEKAIVDRVLDAAHDNWEIAADIAREATDQPIGRFLYAPLHLQKTDVETFRLALESSAEDELAGMRRGEKLLEAVIALAPLLGLLGTVLGLIHSLRSIRIGDLGTESAAGVTTGIGESLISTATGLIVAIVSLVFYRLFQSFIVNQVKVFRKAGNELELLYRQSPPDLSNSTSVISRDSLPSTTGRGKFSPPPEPPNLT; translated from the coding sequence GTGGATATTATAGATTTGTTTTACAAGGGCGGCCCAGCAATGTGGCCTTTGCTGGCTCTGTCGATTTTATCTGTAAGTGTGATTTTTGAGCGTCTTTGGTTCTGGTTGCGGATTTTCTCGCAAGAAAAGGCGATCGTCGATCGCGTATTAGATGCAGCTCATGATAACTGGGAAATAGCGGCGGATATTGCTAGAGAGGCTACAGATCAACCAATCGGTCGATTCCTCTACGCTCCCTTACATTTACAAAAAACTGACGTAGAAACCTTTCGATTAGCGTTGGAGTCTTCAGCAGAAGATGAATTAGCCGGGATGCGGCGGGGTGAAAAGCTGTTAGAAGCTGTCATTGCCCTTGCACCTCTACTCGGACTGTTAGGTACAGTTTTAGGTTTAATTCACTCTTTGCGCTCCATTCGCATCGGTGATTTGGGAACTGAATCTGCGGCTGGGGTAACTACTGGTATTGGTGAATCCTTAATTAGTACGGCAACAGGGTTAATAGTTGCCATTGTTAGTTTAGTATTTTACCGATTATTCCAAAGTTTTATTGTCAATCAAGTCAAAGTCTTTCGTAAAGCAGGAAATGAACTAGAGTTGCTATATCGCCAGTCTCCCCCAGATTTGAGCAACAGCACGTCAGTAATTAGTCGTGATAGTTTACCCAGTACGACAGGTAGAGGTAAGTTTTCACCGCCTCCTGAACCACCAAATTTAACTTAA
- a CDS encoding ExbD/TolR family protein, translating to MKVNLHTPVEELQIQIIPLIDVVFCILTFFLLAALQFTRQQAINVDLPKATTSTAASINSAGGNLIVTIDAVGNTYVEKQQVTRDGLVQALRQYVQANPNGVLVLNASRTATYNDVIETLDLLRQVGGDRVSLGIIPTSAQPQPNIPNLPINPGIAPIPNTEPVPGINPPPSELNPNLPTDNQIPSGQGNPLNPSVPQVPVAPSPAR from the coding sequence ATGAAAGTTAATTTACATACTCCAGTAGAAGAATTACAGATTCAGATTATCCCGTTAATAGATGTGGTTTTTTGTATTTTGACGTTCTTTTTGTTAGCCGCTTTACAATTTACTCGACAGCAAGCTATCAACGTTGATTTGCCAAAAGCTACTACCAGTACAGCCGCCAGTATAAATTCAGCAGGTGGTAATTTGATTGTCACCATTGATGCTGTAGGTAATACTTATGTAGAAAAACAACAGGTCACAAGAGATGGTTTGGTACAAGCTTTGAGACAGTATGTGCAAGCCAACCCTAATGGTGTCTTGGTACTCAACGCTTCACGTACAGCCACTTATAACGATGTCATTGAGACATTAGATTTACTGCGACAAGTAGGAGGCGATCGCGTATCTTTAGGAATTATCCCTACTTCTGCTCAACCCCAACCCAATATTCCTAATCTTCCTATTAATCCTGGTATAGCACCTATACCCAACACTGAACCAGTCCCAGGAATCAATCCCCCACCCAGCGAACTCAATCCCAACTTACCTACAGATAATCAAATCCCTAGCGGACAAGGTAATCCTTTAAATCCCAGCGTTCCCCAAGTGCCTGTAGCACCTAGTCCTGCACGGTAA
- a CDS encoding phage holin family protein produces MNEILTLLIVWIATSVSLLIISKLPLGVEVDTPKKAFLSAAVLGIVTAIIRPVLRLIFAVPDILTFNLLSGFFTFMIAVVCFSIAAWLVEGFRLRFGIWSAVLGAFALTLINSLIYKLLGL; encoded by the coding sequence ATGAACGAAATTTTGACGCTGCTAATTGTTTGGATAGCTACATCTGTCAGCTTGTTGATTATCAGTAAGTTGCCTTTAGGTGTTGAAGTTGACACTCCAAAAAAAGCATTTCTTTCGGCTGCTGTTTTGGGTATTGTGACGGCAATAATCAGACCTGTTTTACGTTTAATATTTGCTGTTCCCGATATACTCACCTTTAACTTATTATCGGGTTTTTTCACATTTATGATTGCCGTCGTCTGCTTTAGTATTGCAGCTTGGCTAGTCGAAGGCTTTCGCTTGCGTTTCGGAATCTGGAGCGCTGTGTTAGGTGCTTTTGCCCTGACATTAATTAACAGCTTAATTTATAAGTTGTTGGGATTATAG
- the psb29 gene encoding photosystem II biogenesis protein Psp29, producing the protein MNNVLRTVSDTKRTFYSLHTRPINTIYRRVVEELMVEMHLLSVNVDFSYNPVYALGVVTTFDRFMQGYQPERDKESIFNAICQAVEQDPQRYRQDAERLQAVAQSLSANDLIAWLSQANHLQQDPDLQAQLQAIANNNSFKYSRLFAIGLFTLLELSNPDLVKDEKQRTEALKTIAAGLHLSDDKVTKDLDLYRSNLDKMTQALAVMADMLSADRKKREQRQQQASTSVTPPNE; encoded by the coding sequence CTCTCCACACCCGACCGATTAACACAATTTATCGTCGGGTAGTAGAGGAATTGATGGTAGAAATGCACCTGCTGTCAGTAAATGTTGATTTTAGCTACAATCCCGTTTATGCCTTGGGTGTTGTCACTACCTTTGACCGCTTCATGCAAGGCTATCAACCAGAACGGGATAAGGAATCTATATTTAATGCTATCTGCCAAGCTGTAGAGCAAGATCCACAACGCTATAGACAAGATGCCGAAAGGTTGCAAGCTGTAGCTCAAAGCTTATCAGCTAATGATCTGATAGCGTGGCTAAGTCAAGCTAATCATTTACAGCAAGATCCTGACTTGCAAGCACAGCTACAAGCGATCGCCAATAATAATAGCTTTAAATATAGCCGTTTGTTTGCGATCGGTCTATTTACATTGTTAGAACTTTCAAATCCAGATTTAGTCAAAGACGAAAAGCAACGCACTGAGGCACTAAAAACTATTGCCGCAGGCTTGCATCTGTCTGACGATAAAGTAACTAAGGATTTAGACTTATATCGTTCTAATCTAGACAAAATGACGCAAGCACTGGCAGTAATGGCTGATATGCTATCAGCTGATCGCAAAAAACGCGAACAACGTCAGCAACAAGCTAGCACCTCAGTTACACCGCCAAATGAATAG